AACTTGTCCAGAAACAGCAGGGAATCCTAGATTGAGGTTTCTGCTGCAACTGGGATTCGTAAATATGCTGCAGTTAGCATTACCACTTATGGTCTGCATTGCGCTAGCTGGCCCAGAAACACAAGATGATTGGAAAGCAACACATTCCAGCTGTCCCGATGATGACACCTAAAAAAGCACACACAAAGGTAGCAGTCAGCAACGATGGTTTGGTTTCAAAACAAGTAGTCGCATGATGCTGCAAATTAACAATATCTGACTACCTCAGATTAGTCATGCGATATGGAAAGAATAACTAACAGACATGTAATTGAAGATAGCTGTAGAAGaaaattatagagaaaaaaCCTCTATAGCATTCTCGATAGGGCCATTAAACCCGGTAACTGATGATAAGTTTTTCTCCATTAACATGCACTCTTTTCCTACATCCCCAAACTGATATTTGCTTTGACTTTCTGAACAACTAAATATTTCGTCACTGTTTTCAAAGTCCAATGTTATATCGTCCAAGTTGAGACCTTCACAGAGATCTTCACCATCCGGAAGTCCAATATCCTTAAAGATGGAGCAACCCTGCTGCAGAATTGAAAAGATCTGTATTAGATTTCACTAGCTTTTCCTTAGAATTAAGCAGCTTACAAAACCTAGTGAAAAGGGCTAGTATAATAGTAAAAACAGCCATAATAAAACCATCTATGTTGCAGTTCCAATCAGCGAAAACTGTCGGTATGAAACGTTACCTTCGGCAGATTTGTCACTTCTGGAAACATAGGCACCTGATCTCTACAACAAGGAATGTAATTTGGATTCGACATGATGATGCTCGGAGGCCCCCTCCAAGGCTCAAGCTTGGAACAAGATTCTAGTTCATTCAACTTTCCAGTAAACAAGCCGAATGACCCCTCATTGTCCCTTTGTTCCAAGCAACTACTAATGCAATTCTCATTTATTGGCCCAGAATTGAGTGAATCCCATCCTGAATCAAAGCCTCCGGAAGAAGATCCCTCAAGAACCGGCGACCAAATCTTCGAAAACTCAGCCATGGAATAACACCCTGTATAACAATTCAGCGCCCGAAGCTGATGCCCCGAGCTTGAACATCCATTTGCACTGCAATCACATCCTTGACAAATAGACAACTTTTCATCTAAGCAACGCGCCACTGCAGGCAGTGAACTGCACTTATCACATAGCAGCGAACGCCGATGCCTCCGCGACAGAAAGTTAGCCGAATGCACGCATCCATCACAGTGCACGCACAGCTTTGCGGAGTCTGGTTTACAATAAACTACTGCCTTTTCCACTCCACAAAAATCACATACAGGTTCCATGCTCCCTTCCCTCTTCTCCTGCAAACTAATTACCTAACACTAAAACTCGTGGCTGGAATTCggctttttttgtttcaaccctGAAACCAGAGATGACAGGTTCCCTATTCTTTCACCATTTCTCAAAACAACAAGCAAGAAcatccaaaacaaacaaaataatcgGTCGCCAAGTTCCAAATGAACAGTCATTAAGACTAATCTAATGTCATTATCAGAAACtaaattaacattattataatcatgcagcaacaacaacaatgaataTGGTGTGAAAGAAGGGCACTCACCAATAAAAAAACTGCAGAATTTCCGCCACTAGCTTAATTAAATCAATCCATtaacgaagaaaaaaaaggtgattaatgatgaacaaaaaaaactaatagagaAGAGAAGATGATCAAAGAAGAACACTAGCTAACCACATTGTTACTTGCTTTGTGACATGTTATGAGACAAGACAGCAGTTAGGTATGCCTGTTATTTTATTCACGTTTTGCCTAGGATTAGTGGGTGTTCGACACGTGTCAGCACGTGGGCTTGGAGAGATGATTCTATGCTGACATGTACACGATTAATTAGGAGAGGGATAATTTTGGTATGGTCAGGCTTGTTAAGCGGGGTCCAGGATTGGAATGGCAAGATATTGTAAATAAGCGTGAGAATGGGGGTGGGTTTGGTAACAAAATGGGTCACCAAGTGATTGACAAGTCAGCCCGCGAGATATTGGCGAGTTGTTTTGGGGTTGGGATAGACGACTACGTAAATCTATATCTCGGGATCATTGGTGCACCCTGGACAGGTGGCGTTACGGGTGATGAGCTTTTGATGTTGTGATTTGAGAATTCTGGTGCCGTGGAAATTGTGTCTTCCTCTCTCGGCTTTTTGGCCGGGTTCCAAATTTCAGGCTTGGTTATTAAACTGGATTCTCGATTTGATCgagttttaattcatttattttttattaattcttcactcactcaatctaattaaaaataaataagaaaaatttattcttattataattTACTTGTTTCtacagtattttaaaaaattattatttatatttttagtgagtttcaaataaactaaataatagGATAATTTAGCATGTAAATTGCTACACCACAGTAAGGTGTAGGATGTaaattgtaacttttaaaaatataaaatttaaatttaaaaacaactaaaatataaaatgatcatggtaattattattttttttttaataaaaacaattgatataATGATCTGTGATTCAGTGATTCAAttacctagatttttttttgaatttttcataaaatcagaTTTGACAGCTTGCTATAAAGTTTTCTCTTTCTTATAAttcttcaaataataaataaataaagggatCAGGAAAATCTGGTTTGGATGATACCTtgcattttttatcataaccgtgatgggaaaaaaatcaaatacaaaaattcaaattcatgtaAAGTCATTtaatataattctaaaaaataattcatttaattgaTATCATTAACTGAAATGATattcctttaaattttatattaatcctTTTATGGCCAACAATTTTTATAGAACAATATTACACACTCGTCTTATGCCCCTTCATGGCTTTTGCTCTCATCCCTGCTAGTTATGCAGTGTGCTTTGCAACATTGGTTCGAAGATTAAAGGACAAGCTTTCAAGTGTTGTGGTGGTGagttcttgattttcttgatttattaaatttctttttctttacaatATGGTCTTAAAGTTGGGATTGGAAATTAATGTATACTAATTTAATTTGTGCAATCCTTTTACTTGtctgaaatataaaaattgatgcaTGAGTAACATTCAACAACCCAGCCCAAAAATGATataacatttttcttttgaataataTGGATGATTTGAacctgattttattaatttatttatttttaacataaaggAAGAATCCAATTAGGTCAGGTGGACGATAGGTAACCCATATCACCATTTCTAGACctgtttcaattaaaaacatggGGAGCACCAGGGTTAGGTCTAGATGGAGGGAATTTCAAATGATCAGCTTCTAAGACTTGAAACGAGTCTAAAGAGCCTAGATGCGGAGGACCTGGGTTTGATCCAAATAGAGAGTATTTTAAAGGATGAGCTTCCGAAACTCGAAGTGAGTAAAAAGAGGCTAGATGAGGAGGACTAGGGTTTGGTCCAGATGGAGGATATTTCAAAATATCAGCTTTTAAAACTCGAAGCGAGTCTAAAGAGGTTACATGAGGAGGACCTGGGTTAGGTCCAGATGGAGGGTATTTCAACGGGTGAGCTTTTGAAACTCGAAACAATTCTAAAGAAGCTACATGAGGAGGACCTGGGTTAGGTCCAGATGGAGGGTATTTTAAGGGATTAGCTTCTGAGACTCGAAGCGAGTCTAAAGAGACTAGATGAGGAGGACCAAGCTTTGGTCCAGATGGAGGGTATTTCAAAATGTCAACTTTTAAAACTCGAAGCGAGTCTAAAGAGGCTACATGAGGAGGACCTGGGTTTGGTCCAGATGGAGGGTATTTCAACGGATGAGCTTTTGAAAATCGAAGCGATTCTAAAGAAGCTACATGAGGAGGACCTGGGTTAGGTCCAGATGGAGGGTATTTTAAGGGGTTAGCTTCTGAGACTCGAAGTGAGTCTAAAGAGACTAGATGAGGAGGACCAGGGTTAGGTCCAGATGGAGGGTATTTTAAAATGTCAGCTTTTAAAACTCTAAGTGAGTCTAAAGAGACTACATGAGGAGGACCTGGATTAGGTCCAGATGGAGCGTATTTCAAAGGCTTAGTTTCTGAGGCATGAAGCAAGTTTAAAGAAACTAAATGATGAGGGGTCCTGGTTTTGGACTCTTTCGCTTCAAGAGCACTCGAGAAGATTAGGATGGTGAGAAAGATCGCCAAATGTTTGAGCATTTTCTcttatgaaattaaaaggcatTCCTCGAAAGGATATTTGAATGTGTATTTATAGGCATAATGTGCAATGAGTGAGAATTTTTACAAATATTGCATGGGATAAATAGGATACCATATTAGGTATATGTGTAAAATCTTATCTTATATATTTGGTAGGTTTTTTAACAGATATCTTGGTAGATTTCTTGCCTTTGTTTCCACATATTGACGGAGGAGATGTATCATCCTATAATTGTCCTTGTCATggtaattaagatatatatgtAGCAtttaaattgcaaataaataacattCCAAGTTATCATCCATTCCCTAAAAATGAAAACACGGTGTCTTATTTTCGAAAAACAATTGTCCAGCAatttttttcagataaaaatctttaaacatcatgtataaataatttcatgtttgttagtAAACTCATAGATTTTAGTTTGAGAATTgataattctttatttattttgtatgaacATTAACTTTATGATTCTTTAAAGAACTCATTCGCATTACAAATtccattacaaaaaatataaatatgaaaactaTATTATGTTATTCATGTTACAATGTTTCTGTGTCAGAGTTAGCTTGTGCGTGCCTCGATTATTTTCACGagccttgaagttaacgaccatgtaagtctccagtggTCCTAAGATTTATGAGACTCAAACTGATAATCTCTAGAAAGCAAATTTAGAGTCAAATCAGTTGAGTTATACCTTTCAGAATTTACTGCAATGTTTTTTTGGATTGATAAGATCAGAATTCAAGGAATTATAGTAATTGAGGGGGGAAAACTATATCTAAAAGTAGTTATAAGACGAATTACACATGATAAATTGAGATTCctctttacaattaaaaaagggTGTTgacaaaacaataagaaaaataatttaagccAGCCCTAGCCTGTCATAAACTATATTATAAGAACAACTAATCCTAtagtataaaatacaaaatatgtattaactcaattttcatttttaatagtGACTAgtatttaccaaaaaaaaaaaggcacccaagaaaataaaattaaaatagaataacTCATGAAAATTTTTAGGAACCATTTGGTatccaaatcattttttttttaaaatcgaaAACGAAAAATAAAACACTCAAGTGATACCAAACAGTCCTTAGCATAACAAAATAGTAGAACGTGGCGGGAAGCGGGTAAAAAGATCCATAGATTTTGGTGTACTTTTGTGGGTTCTTTTCACGTAAAGCAACGTAACTTGTGACGAAAGTTGTTTCGCTacagaaaaatgtttttgctttgcgCAGCAAGATGAGTTGAGCGCGGCGGGATTGGCTCCCATGTTTTGCGAACACAGCCAAACATGGCGTAGTGattataaagtgttttttaagtGAAGTTTCCTAAACTCTTACAATACACAACGAGAATAATCCTCCATGACACGGATTAAAATCTCAAGTCTTATGGTGGAGCTTCTTCTTTTGTACATACGGTTAGATAATCTAAATTCTTAGATGCTaatgtttttaatcatttgtttaatacccaaattaaaagttaatcttcaaataattcttgatttacatgttttagaaaaattcaaaaccctttaaaacatgtatttatttaatggaaatataaaaagttaaaattaagttcaaaGATCATcaagcttttaaaaataatagaaaatacacaaaatgaaatttaagcTTAAACATGTATATGCTTTGAGCTCGGGCTTAGGCATGAGCATGAGTTtgagtttattataaaataaattttcgggctataatttttttttccaacctaATCTAGACTTGGATTTGAGTTTATAATTTCTTGGTCTATGaagaattaattctttttaatttattgttttgtctAGTCcaactaatcaaattaattttcttctaaaAGAGTTTTTTCTGAGCCTTAACATTTTGGTTCTCTTGTATAACCTAATCTTATATAATGAATGATTATAACTAAACATATAAAGCTCATgtctaatattaatataatagatTTTGGACGACTCTTAAACATGGTGATGATGAAATAATAGCATGCTTTGTTTTCCCTCAAAATTAGAGGATTGATGAATACCATGTACCAATAACttaaagatttaagaaaaaattaaaatattcactTATCGATATATGTATCGACATGTCCAAACAAATCCTTAATGTTAACTTGGCCCAGGGAATGAATCATAATTATCATACTCAATCTAGAAATTGTcgcagaaaaaaaatataactattaagtcatcaagttaatttagattaattatttttattgaaacaacaatatttattattttttaacaagttACTGACCAAAATTAGATTTGAACTAGGTTTTGTTGGAATCAactaaatttctaaaaatctaATCGAGTCAATCAAATTTAATCGGatgaatattatatttaattcaattaaaaactcaacTTGGATTAAATTTCATATCCTAAATTTCTCAAATCAACCAATTAAGTCGACTAAGATTAAGTATGCGTTTGATAGTGtaatgcaaatattttttgaaagtgtttttttaataaaaatacattaaaattatatatatatttttataattattattatatatatatatatgtctaaaataattttaaaaacattaattttaaaataaaaaataattttaaaatcactttaaaaaaatgaaagttagTATCAAACTATATCTAAATAAAGATCTCCATCAaccacaaataattttttttttaaataatagttttgatcatggaaCAGTCCATTGGttggtatttttgtaaaaaaatattttttttattttttaaattattttgatacactaatataaaaaataaaaaattattattttaatatatttataaataaataaataacaatttaaaaatcattactGCCACAAATTAAAACGTTCTCGTTATTTCAGTTCTTTATAATGACCCAAAGCGTTCTTTATAATGACCCAAAGCCGTACAAGCTCTCTCCCGacaaatataacaataaattcTCTCCTAgaagaaaacatttttattttgtacacTCAAAAATCCctccaaacaaacaaaacaaaataaatacatttcttCCCATCTCGTCGATCTCCATAATCACAAAGATCAAATCCAACATCAATCTGATTAACAATAATCACTATCTTCCTCTGTAAGTCGATCTCTCGATCtccatttcttccttctctaATTCAGTTTAGATCCAAGTCTTCACCTTATTCTTAAGCTTCTCAGTTAATCTTTCCCTCTAATcacatttttaatcaattaatcatctccctcttcctctccctctccctctctgtcTCTCTGTGAAATTCTTGCGATCCAAAAttttcacattaatcttaccgTTACTGTTAATCACTCAATCCAGGTtagtaaattttctttttcttttctattttaattttagatccGATTTCTGACTCTAATTTTAACTTAAGCTTCAATCACTGACAACGTCTGCTTCAGTAAATTAACttcttaactaattaattaattaatcttgttTTCTCTATGAAATTCTGCAATGTTGATTTCTTAACctgcatttatttattatttcagtttctatatataatttcacttttttctcttatttttatacttatttgtattgatatttattaaaaatttaattaagatccAATTTCACTTAATTCTAAGCATTAGATTTTGATGACTAAGTAACTgcattattgaattaattaatttttgtttgcttgTATGTTAGTAGATGAAAtctgttgtgtgtgtgtgtgtgtattgcaGGGTTGTAAAGTATCAGCAATTAAATCTATGTTTGGAGGACAAGTGGTACCGCCTAGCAATAGTCCGCACTTAAGGAAGTCTGGTAGCCGACCTGTCGTCTTTGATCTTGgtagaaataatattaataaaagattattattGGAATGCTCTTTTAGATATTAATGCTGAGTTTAATGTGtgctttttttagaaaaaaaaaaaaaagaagatttttgATTCAATAATTGTATTATGCAATACTTGCTAGATGGTGAACAGGGAAACACTGAAATGGAAGGTTTGTTACATTCGACAGAGacaaatgatttgaaaattccTAGCTTACCGATTAGTACTGCAGCTATAATGCCGTCTCCGATATTATTATGGAGATTTAAGGTTTTTGTTCTTACTTATTTGGCCTTTTTGTTATATTGAGGTGTTTGAAAATGCTAAATGAGGTTAATTGTTTTGGATAGGTACTGTTGTTTTTTCTCTGGGGTTTTTTTTGCTGCAAGGTGAGACTTATATTCTTCTATTTGTTTATGAGTGGTGTTTATTACCTATGATTACAAGTTCATGTTTTGGTGTATGTTTGAATTTTGTAGATTGGATGGGATTCTGTTATGAGAATGAGTGTGAATTTGCGGGACCTTTTTCTTTACGAAGCTTTTTTGTATTACAATCCTCTTCTTCTTGTGGTCAGTTACCTTTGTTTTTATTGACATTAGAATATATTAATCTCGTTATTTCTACAGTGAGGAAATTTTtgtatggtttttgttttgcagaCTATGATGGTGTGGCTTTGGGGAGTTAATTTGTGGGTTTTTGCACAGTCTACCATCAGCTATGCCAAGATTTTTGATCTGGACCAAAATCATCTTACCCACAGAGAAATATGGAAGGTTTGTATTTTAAAACTGATGCATTAGATCTGTCATAGCTTAGTGTTCcccttgttgtgttttttttatttccttttggtATTGCTAGTCTTTTACATCTTAGGTTGGAACATATGTAGCCTGTTGTGATTAGTGATTTAGGTTCCAGTTACCTATTGGATATATGTTAAGCAAGCACTACATGATCAAAGTGCCTTTTGTGCCACATAATGTGATATTTGAGCAGCAAAATGTCCCGTTTAGAGGATGAGATAATTTTGTTTCCTTGTAGTTTgtcttccccttttcttttctcttatccAGAACTTGTTTTCTAGTCCATGTTTATTGCTTTCATGTGCACCTTTTGAGGTTAATTTGCCATTTTGTTCATTGCAGGTTGCCACATGGATGACCATCATTGTCCCAATTAGCATGACAGCATATCTTTACCTATATTCTCACGGAGAAGTATCATTGGCTGCATCACAACCAGTGTAATAGATGATCTTATATTTTGCTGACAATTTCTTTCGTTCACTTAGTGATTTATTATGGgttcttttttcatttccttactTCTTGCAATGATTTGTTTATGCTTCAAGAGGATTTCTGTTTTCTCCTACATGAATACTTAAGTGCACAAGTTTAGAATTTCAAATAGATGATGATATTcattattgagaaaaaatatgAGATTCGTTTAATAGATTTATTAAGGTGATTATCGGTTTCCCGATGTCTATTTCATCTGTGTTGACCTTATTACTTTTAAGCTTGTCACTAAGTTGGAGAAGTTGCTATAGGAATTAGGAAGTACGAGTGTCATAAACAATTGAAAGTTTGTCAGTTTAGAAGATCTATATCAGTGTGGTCCTCTGGTAGTGGTCTCTCCTACTCCTGCATGTCATCACATGCCGAACTAATCCATGAGTCACTTATGTATAGAGAAAGAGATGAGTGTTTTAGCATGTTCTATTGTATTGCGAAACACAGTGAAGATTATATATCTGAACTTGTAAAATAGTTACTGCGCTGAAACAACAAACTACAAGAATTCACTTATGCATAGAGAAAGAGATGAGTTTGCTGAATTATAATGCCAAACATGTTGGTTTTTGAAGATTATATACAGGAACTAGGAAAATAGTTACTGGGCTGCAAAATTTGAACCTCAATTGAAAATTGTAAAGTAAAGCATACAGTATAATTtggtacaaaaaaataatgtttggaTGACAAGAAAAATGATACTCTTGAATATAATATTCTGAATATCATGATTATATGACTGAAAAGCAAAGTCATTCCATCCTATACTGCCTTTTCAGAATtaaatcttcatctttttttttttatcaccactGGTATTTATAATGGAAATACAATCAACTAACATTCTCTATTATCACAGGTCTTCTTGTACTGTGCTGTTGCCTTGATTTTGATATTCCCCTTCGATATTTTTTACTTGTCATCCCGCTACTACTTGCTAAGGACTCTTTGGCGGATAGTTTTCCCTTTACaggcaagttaaaaaaaaaatttggggcTTGTCTCATTAATTCTTGTTGCGGTTAATTCATGCCAATTATCAACCTTTTGATCTGTTGAGTGGActtctaatataaaaatctaGACTTAAAAAGCTCCGTGACTAAGTATCAAATAATTTGGTTGCTTATACCTCATTGACAAAATCTAAGTGttgtctgatttttttaatttaattggtcTGAAATCAATGGATGCTTGTTAATAGTTTGTAGCAACTACTTCATTATACCAGAATTCCATTAGACTTGTAATTCCTACCCATCATAACCTCTCTTGGAGGAACCTATAGCGAGCACTATTGGACAATTGACTCATTGGTCTGGGAGAGAAATGTACTGTGTAATTGCAGCTGCAGTTCAAATtgtctttatttaattttttatatttacaccCATTTTTTGTTTCCGCTGTTGTTACAGGCTATTACATTTTCTGACTTCTTCTTAGCTGATATTTTGACCTCCATGTCAAAGGTATGCTTTGTTTTCTCTTATTGTCGATGTGGCCTTCTGTGGTCAATTCCCAGATAAGAGAGTTTAGGactttatttgaaaatggttgATGATTGCAGTTTTTAAAAGCCTTCTATTTAATGTGGGTTTATCTGCTATGTGCAAGGATTCCATATTGCTGGAGAATAAGCTTTGAACCAGCTCATAAAGTGTGTAATTGGATTGCACTATTGTATCTGTGTTGGGCACATTATACTTgatgaattcaatttttttcctttccggAATAAAAAACGTGGTGATCATCAATGCATCATCCACTTTGTTAGGCTTGCACTTTCCTTTGTCATATTATTCCAAAGAAATATTGAAGAGAATATGATATAGTTGTAACCAATATTTGTATTCAGAGTGACAGATGAGGAAATGGTTTCTTGATGCTTGTTGAATTCCTATACTTTCTTGATATTCTTGTAAATACCAACTTTGTGCAGGTGTTCTCAGATCTGGAGCGCTCAGTTTGTCGTATGGTCCATCGCCAGGTtagtttatttttccttttgctaGTCTTGTTTGCTACCagattcaatttaaaatgatgTCTTCACGGTTTTatggaaccttttttttttttaatcttacagGACTTTGTGCATTTCTCTTAGCTCACATTTCAAGCTAATAATTTGAACTGCCTAGCCTAACCAGCAAATTTAACTTGCAGCAGTTTCTATCCTCTCAGTGTTATTATGAATGACACTTGCTGTATGAATCTGGTTTGCTACAAATGATGGTTCTATGAGGCTTATTGCAAGATATTTTGTGTGCAGGTTGCCACCATAGCATGGTTTGAAGCTGACTCTGTTTGCGGCAGCCACTCCATTGGGATCCCTATAATTCTAGTTTTGCCTTACATTTTCCGATTATTTCAGTGTCTTCGACAATACAAGGATACTAAGGAGAAAACAGCTCTTTTTAATGGTGAATTTACTTTGAAATTTCCTTTCATTACCCTCCAATCTATGTGCTAGTTTATTATTTGGTATTCAGGCTAACAATTCTATAtggtattattttttccttcttcttttggaCTTCATACAAGGCATGTTGTTTGGTGCAATACTGTATTAACTTTATTTACTTGCTGTTTCAGCTTTAAAATATTCAACCGCAGTACCAGTGATTTTTCTTTCAGCCCTTAAATACCATGTCCTCCCAGATAGTTGGACAAACTTCTATAGGCCACTGTGGCTTCTCTCAGGTGTCTTAAACTCATTATATTCATTCTACTGGGATGTGACCAGGGATTGGGACTTGAGGTATGATGATTGCTATTGTACTGTTTCTCAATTACAATCTGAAAAGTTACTTGCGAGTGATCTTCAAATTAGATTACTCGAAAATGTCATTACCATTAGTCTCACTTATTGAGAATCAACTCACCTTGACATTCCGAAACATCCCAGAGATCcagtttcttttttgtgttttgaattgTATTAATGGTTGGCTTCCTTGTATTCCCGGTGATTTTACTGGCTTTGCTTTGCATTCAAAACAGCATGTAGAAACTTTGAACTATGACACACCCTTTTCTACAGCTTGCCTTTTGTACTATTACTAATAAAAGAACAGGATTTCATGAACCCTTGACTTTGAAATTGGAGTTATAACTGTAGTTTCAGAGGATAATTGAAGGACAGTTATTTAACTtctggattattttttattctctaattttttacaaatttttttactGTACTAATGATGTTAATTCGTTTGTTTGTTTGGCATCATTTTGTAAATATGATCTGCTACTGAAACCATGTTTATTTCTAAGCTTTTTTACCTCATCAAAAATATTGACTTGTAGGCCTAATACtgagtttccttttcttttgccagCTGCTTCACccgaattttcaaatttaacaaaCCGAGTCTCTGTTCACACCTATTACATGGACGAAAATGGGTAAGAATTCTACAGCACTCCTATTCACAGCAGTCAGTTTAGGATTATGGTTGTCTTGCCGGGTTTAGTTAAACCGTCTCTGATACTTTTGGCCTGTTTGTTCAACACATAGATCCAGTTATTTATAGGCAACAAGACAACCAATTTGCCCATTGACATCTCAGATTAACTGATTGACCATTTGTTTTCACCATAGTCTTCCTATTATCTTTCATTCTGTAAATAAAGCTCTGGCTGCCAGGCCAAATTAGTCTGGGCTGACCCACTGATGGAGCGCTCCACCCTTTTTTTCCAAGTAGAATGGTGGCTGACCTAGCTGTTCTTGTTCTGTTATCTTACTGTGTAAATTTGGAGTTGCAGGTTTATTTTTGGGTGATAGGAAGCAATTTCATTCTGCGTTTGGCATGGACTTACAAGCTGTCTGCCCATCTTCGGCACAATTACCTTACAGTGTTCACAATCACTGCATTAGAGATGATTCGCCGATTCCAATGGGTTTTCTTCCGTGTCGAAAACGAATGGACTAAAATGAGTTCCAAGTCAAATCTTCAG
This Populus alba chromosome 7, ASM523922v2, whole genome shotgun sequence DNA region includes the following protein-coding sequences:
- the LOC118052933 gene encoding putative zinc finger protein CONSTANS-LIKE 11, whose product is MEPVCDFCGVEKAVVYCKPDSAKLCVHCDGCVHSANFLSRRHRRSLLCDKCSSLPAVARCLDEKLSICQGCDCSANGCSSSGHQLRALNCYTGCYSMAEFSKIWSPVLEGSSSGGFDSGWDSLNSGPINENCISSCLEQRDNEGSFGLFTGKLNELESCSKLEPWRGPPSIIMSNPNYIPCCRDQVPMFPEVTNLPKQGCSIFKDIGLPDGEDLCEGLNLDDITLDFENSDEIFSCSESQSKYQFGDVGKECMLMEKNLSSVTGFNGPIENAIEVSSSGQLECVAFQSSCVSGPASAMQTISGNANCSIFTNPSCSRNLNLGFPAVSGQVHSSMSLPLSNIIGESSAADYQDCGLSPLFLTGESPWESHLDASSPQARDKAKMRYNEKKKTRTFSKQIRYASRKARADTRKRVKGRFVKAGEAYDYDPLLSSNF
- the LOC118052899 gene encoding uncharacterized protein isoform X2; its protein translation is MFGGQVVPPSNSPHLRKSDGEQGNTEMEGLLHSTETNDLKIPSLPISTAAIMPSPILLWRFKVLLFFLWGFFCCKIGWDSVMRMSVNLRDLFLYEAFLYYNPLLLVTMMVWLWGVNLWVFAQSTISYAKIFDLDQNHLTHREIWKVATWMTIIVPISMTAYLYLYSHGEVSLAASQPVFLYCAVALILIFPFDIFYLSSRYYLLRTLWRIVFPLQAITFSDFFLADILTSMSKVFSDLERSVCRMVHRQVATIAWFEADSVCGSHSIGIPIILVLPYIFRLFQCLRQYKDTKEKTALFNALKYSTAVPVIFLSALKYHVLPDSWTNFYRPLWLLSGVLNSLYSFYWDVTRDWDLSCFTRIFKFNKPSLCSHLLHGRKWVYFWVIGSNFILRLAWTYKLSAHLRHNYLTVFTITALEMIRRFQWVFFRVENEWTKMSSKSNLQLSEISSEEDKLLAPSNHNV
- the LOC118052899 gene encoding uncharacterized protein isoform X1: MFGGQVVPPSNSPHLRKSGSRPVVFDLDGEQGNTEMEGLLHSTETNDLKIPSLPISTAAIMPSPILLWRFKVLLFFLWGFFCCKIGWDSVMRMSVNLRDLFLYEAFLYYNPLLLVTMMVWLWGVNLWVFAQSTISYAKIFDLDQNHLTHREIWKVATWMTIIVPISMTAYLYLYSHGEVSLAASQPVFLYCAVALILIFPFDIFYLSSRYYLLRTLWRIVFPLQAITFSDFFLADILTSMSKVFSDLERSVCRMVHRQVATIAWFEADSVCGSHSIGIPIILVLPYIFRLFQCLRQYKDTKEKTALFNALKYSTAVPVIFLSALKYHVLPDSWTNFYRPLWLLSGVLNSLYSFYWDVTRDWDLSCFTRIFKFNKPSLCSHLLHGRKWVYFWVIGSNFILRLAWTYKLSAHLRHNYLTVFTITALEMIRRFQWVFFRVENEWTKMSSKSNLQLSEISSEEDKLLAPSNHNV
- the LOC118052899 gene encoding uncharacterized protein isoform X3, with translation MEGLLHSTETNDLKIPSLPISTAAIMPSPILLWRFKVLLFFLWGFFCCKIGWDSVMRMSVNLRDLFLYEAFLYYNPLLLVTMMVWLWGVNLWVFAQSTISYAKIFDLDQNHLTHREIWKVATWMTIIVPISMTAYLYLYSHGEVSLAASQPVFLYCAVALILIFPFDIFYLSSRYYLLRTLWRIVFPLQAITFSDFFLADILTSMSKVFSDLERSVCRMVHRQVATIAWFEADSVCGSHSIGIPIILVLPYIFRLFQCLRQYKDTKEKTALFNALKYSTAVPVIFLSALKYHVLPDSWTNFYRPLWLLSGVLNSLYSFYWDVTRDWDLSCFTRIFKFNKPSLCSHLLHGRKWVYFWVIGSNFILRLAWTYKLSAHLRHNYLTVFTITALEMIRRFQWVFFRVENEWTKMSSKSNLQLSEISSEEDKLLAPSNHNV